The Akkermansia muciniphila genome contains a region encoding:
- a CDS encoding tetratricopeptide repeat protein: protein MKKLAYVAGLFALTCVPLLAALYENLEVGMDKDQVLKALRQSKQLEGPPTDALLSRTGLNGVFKTKQSIGGQTFSLNFDYDPSGGLRAVVFYSRSKCRGSEYETKLKSAYKALLVGLTEKFGEPANMPEWVAKESLQEGRIQYMHMWRVSPGVFLMSGLGNMGAMEGYFPLFRFSGPSGMPPASKRDREELKREWAAIPEFPGLKEAELHISDAVRAMGTKKYEDAFECFQQAAELGSPRGYWGMAFLSELGKYGVKRDKKKADEMNRKAAAAGYAASASKFGATWPDAARALGLSAAAAREQLRMRQRAAAEGYASEQYNMGIMYHTGFGVPKDPAKAREWFQKAADQDDVQAKSILKKLQ, encoded by the coding sequence ATGAAAAAACTAGCCTATGTTGCGGGCCTCTTCGCGCTTACGTGCGTTCCTCTGCTTGCCGCCCTCTATGAAAACCTGGAAGTGGGAATGGACAAGGACCAGGTGCTGAAAGCCCTGAGGCAGAGCAAGCAGCTTGAAGGGCCGCCCACGGATGCCCTTCTCTCACGTACCGGCCTTAACGGCGTGTTTAAAACCAAACAGTCCATAGGCGGGCAGACCTTTTCCCTGAACTTTGACTATGACCCCTCCGGCGGCTTGAGGGCCGTTGTCTTCTACTCCCGCAGCAAATGCCGCGGTTCCGAGTATGAAACCAAATTGAAATCCGCCTACAAGGCGCTTCTGGTGGGCCTGACGGAAAAATTCGGAGAGCCGGCCAACATGCCGGAATGGGTGGCCAAGGAATCCCTTCAGGAAGGCCGCATCCAGTACATGCACATGTGGAGGGTATCTCCCGGCGTCTTCCTGATGTCCGGCCTGGGCAACATGGGAGCCATGGAAGGGTACTTCCCCCTTTTCCGCTTTTCCGGACCGTCCGGCATGCCTCCCGCCTCCAAAAGGGACCGGGAGGAACTGAAAAGGGAATGGGCCGCCATCCCGGAATTTCCCGGATTGAAAGAGGCGGAGCTCCACATCTCCGATGCCGTGCGCGCCATGGGCACCAAAAAATATGAAGACGCCTTTGAATGCTTCCAGCAGGCGGCGGAACTGGGAAGCCCCCGCGGCTACTGGGGCATGGCGTTCCTGTCTGAGCTGGGCAAATACGGCGTGAAGCGGGACAAGAAAAAAGCGGATGAAATGAACCGCAAGGCCGCCGCCGCGGGTTATGCAGCCTCCGCCTCCAAATTCGGCGCCACGTGGCCGGATGCCGCGCGGGCCCTGGGCCTCTCCGCCGCCGCAGCCAGGGAACAGCTCCGTATGCGCCAGCGGGCGGCCGCGGAAGGTTATGCCTCGGAACAATACAACATGGGCATCATGTACCACACCGGGTTTGGTGTGCCCAAGGACCCTGCCAAGGCCCGTGAATGGTTCCAGAAGGCGGCGGACCAGGATGACGTGCAGGCCAAAAGCATCCTGAAAAAACTCCAGTAA
- a CDS encoding four helix bundle suffix domain-containing protein, with protein MNSMDGMSHGFIPKHGGYRNLVAYRIAEIIYDFTFRFCNKYVKNQGRTYDQMVQAARSGMQNIAEGSVDSGVSKASELKLTGIAKGSLQELKEDYCSYLRQRGLEQWENNSFYAQELIRARFPSAQEVIRWVGRHRDFRPDQFGANTAIILINVALGLLSRLLQAQEKDFMQNGGIRERMTRARLEQRKYRGS; from the coding sequence ATGAACTCTATGGACGGAATGTCTCATGGATTTATTCCCAAGCATGGAGGATACAGGAATCTGGTGGCGTACCGGATTGCGGAGATCATTTATGATTTCACGTTCCGGTTCTGCAATAAATACGTGAAAAATCAAGGCCGGACTTATGACCAGATGGTTCAGGCAGCCCGTTCCGGCATGCAGAATATTGCGGAAGGGAGCGTAGATTCAGGCGTCAGCAAAGCGTCGGAATTGAAATTGACGGGAATTGCCAAGGGAAGCTTGCAGGAGCTTAAGGAAGATTACTGTTCCTATTTGCGCCAGCGAGGATTGGAACAGTGGGAAAATAACAGTTTTTATGCGCAGGAATTGATCAGGGCCAGGTTTCCTTCCGCCCAGGAAGTTATTCGGTGGGTGGGAAGGCACAGGGATTTCCGCCCGGATCAATTCGGCGCGAATACAGCCATCATCCTCATTAATGTGGCACTGGGCCTCCTCAGCAGATTGCTCCAGGCACAGGAAAAGGATTTCATGCAGAACGGCGGCATCCGTGAACGCATGACCCGCGCCCGGCTGGAACAGCGCAAATATCGGGGCAGTTAA
- a CDS encoding class I SAM-dependent methyltransferase, with protein sequence MSRSYRHCLDYKKGLIPADTDIFRVIDGVGDGRPDVFADKMGDRVLVSTRDCPIPADLERELRELNIPVFHKRLEQNQKEAPVQIAGPELPLQFTVTEQGVRFKIDMSTGYSQGIFLDQRNHRRQVRERSRPGMRVLNTFAYTGAFSIYAALGGAQTTTLDLAQPCLDWARENFSLNGIDPAAQYFCKGDVRRWLERFARQGRTFHGIILDPPTFSRDDRGKVFRVESHYGELVAQARECLEPGGWMLCTSNCRKLSHADFRRMVAEAVPGFRLTHDSMPPDFTGEDYLKRLWIDWK encoded by the coding sequence GTGAGCCGCTCCTACCGTCATTGCCTGGATTATAAAAAGGGATTGATTCCTGCCGATACCGATATTTTCCGCGTGATTGACGGGGTGGGGGACGGGCGCCCGGACGTATTTGCCGACAAGATGGGAGACCGCGTTCTGGTCTCCACGCGGGACTGCCCCATCCCTGCGGATTTGGAACGCGAACTCCGGGAACTGAATATTCCCGTGTTCCACAAAAGGCTGGAACAGAATCAGAAGGAGGCTCCCGTGCAGATTGCCGGGCCGGAACTCCCCCTGCAATTCACGGTGACGGAGCAGGGCGTGCGTTTCAAGATAGACATGTCCACCGGTTATTCCCAGGGCATCTTTCTGGACCAGCGCAACCACCGCCGCCAGGTCAGGGAGCGGAGCAGACCCGGCATGAGGGTGCTGAACACCTTTGCCTATACCGGGGCCTTTTCCATATATGCCGCTCTGGGAGGGGCGCAGACGACCACGCTGGACCTGGCGCAGCCGTGCCTGGACTGGGCCAGGGAAAACTTCAGCCTGAACGGCATTGACCCCGCCGCCCAGTACTTCTGCAAGGGAGACGTGCGCCGCTGGCTGGAACGGTTTGCCCGGCAGGGCCGTACTTTCCACGGCATTATTCTGGACCCGCCCACGTTTTCCCGTGACGACCGGGGAAAGGTATTCCGGGTGGAATCCCACTACGGGGAACTGGTGGCCCAGGCGCGCGAATGCTTGGAACCCGGCGGCTGGATGCTGTGCACCAGCAACTGCCGCAAGCTGAGCCACGCGGACTTCCGCAGGATGGTGGCGGAGGCCGTTCCGGGCTTCCGGCTGACCCATGATTCCATGCCCCCTGACTTCACCGGGGAGGATTATCTGAAAAGATTGTGGATAGATTGGAAATAA
- the aat gene encoding leucyl/phenylalanyl-tRNA--protein transferase, translating into MNPRLTPELVLSAYCHGCFPMADPETGEISFYEPDPRALIPLDDRFHIPHGLRRVLKKKPFEIRMDAAFPEVVHACARTEEPEEQWIDGQIEEVYGKLHEMGFAHSVECWDGEGLQGGLYGVSLGKAFFGESMFHWKTDASKIALVALVQYLRAHQFLFLDTQWTTPHLLKFGTYEVPAVEYRKLLKRALEG; encoded by the coding sequence ATGAATCCCCGACTGACACCGGAGCTGGTTCTTTCCGCCTACTGCCACGGGTGTTTTCCCATGGCGGACCCGGAAACGGGGGAAATCTCCTTCTATGAACCGGACCCCCGCGCCCTGATTCCGCTGGACGACCGCTTCCACATTCCGCACGGACTCAGGCGGGTTCTGAAGAAGAAACCTTTTGAAATACGGATGGATGCCGCTTTTCCGGAGGTGGTCCATGCCTGCGCCCGGACGGAAGAGCCGGAGGAACAGTGGATAGACGGGCAGATTGAAGAAGTGTACGGCAAGCTTCACGAGATGGGGTTCGCCCACAGCGTGGAATGCTGGGATGGGGAAGGATTGCAGGGGGGCCTGTACGGGGTCTCCCTGGGGAAGGCGTTTTTCGGGGAAAGCATGTTCCACTGGAAAACGGACGCCAGCAAGATTGCGCTGGTGGCCCTGGTGCAGTACCTGCGGGCGCACCAGTTCCTTTTTCTGGATACGCAGTGGACTACGCCGCATTTGCTGAAATTCGGCACGTACGAGGTGCCGGCGGTGGAATACAGGAAGCTGCTTAAGAGGGCGCTGGAGGGGTGA
- the aroE gene encoding shikimate dehydrogenase, with amino-acid sequence MKPYYTLADLLDEEHPFDAGESVPARLAVIGFPISHSKSPAMQQAALDAAGIRARYIRIQASPEEFADVVRLIREKGFMGANVTVPHKQAAFSLCDDTDALSRATGSVNTLVFQKDGSVSGFNTDGPGFARAIREDFFVDLRDLKVVLLGACGGAGLALAYTCAMQHCERLALAGRSEEKLQSLKDRLSSFFIDEHRLEGASDRLAAHLNNTPRFNAAVEEADLIVNATSLGLKPTDPSPVPSALLSAHHLVYDLQTHDDTFQMEARFQGARVANGLSMLVHQGALSFERWFGIKPDISAMRQALEQKHA; translated from the coding sequence ATGAAACCCTACTACACCCTGGCCGATCTTCTGGATGAAGAACATCCGTTTGATGCCGGGGAATCCGTTCCCGCCAGACTGGCCGTGATCGGCTTCCCCATCTCCCATTCCAAATCTCCCGCCATGCAGCAGGCCGCGCTGGATGCAGCAGGCATCCGTGCGCGCTACATCCGCATCCAGGCTTCTCCGGAAGAGTTTGCGGACGTGGTGCGCCTGATCCGGGAGAAGGGATTCATGGGCGCCAACGTGACGGTGCCCCACAAGCAGGCGGCGTTCTCCCTGTGCGACGATACGGACGCCCTTTCCCGCGCTACCGGCTCCGTCAATACGCTCGTCTTTCAGAAAGACGGTTCCGTTTCCGGCTTCAATACGGACGGCCCGGGCTTTGCGCGCGCCATCCGGGAGGATTTTTTTGTGGACCTGCGCGATCTGAAGGTAGTGCTGCTGGGCGCCTGCGGCGGCGCCGGACTGGCCCTGGCGTACACCTGCGCCATGCAGCACTGCGAACGGCTGGCACTGGCCGGAAGATCGGAAGAAAAGCTTCAGTCGCTAAAGGACAGGCTGAGTTCCTTCTTTATTGACGAGCACAGGTTGGAGGGCGCTTCCGACCGCCTGGCGGCCCACCTGAACAACACGCCGCGCTTCAATGCCGCCGTGGAGGAAGCGGACCTGATTGTGAACGCCACTTCCCTGGGCCTGAAGCCCACGGACCCGTCCCCCGTGCCGTCAGCCCTGCTCTCCGCCCACCACCTGGTGTATGATTTACAGACGCATGACGACACGTTCCAGATGGAAGCCCGCTTCCAGGGAGCCAGAGTCGCCAACGGCCTCTCCATGCTGGTTCACCAGGGGGCCCTGTCCTTTGAACGCTGGTTCGGCATCAAGCCGGATATTTCCGCCATGCGCCAAGCCCTGGAACAAAAGCATGCCTGA
- a CDS encoding A/G-specific adenine glycosylase, whose protein sequence is MPDSAPDFDRHAFRKALVEWFRREGKDYPWRRTTDPWHILVSELMLQQTTIPTVLGRYERWMRQFPTPGHLAAVDEQTALRSWEGLGYYRRVRSLQAIAKEIVNEFGGRFPDNPEGLKRLPGIGPYTSGALLSFAFNKAAPIVDANVARVLARIDNYSVPVDSTEGLKYLWTRAESLVDPEHAREFNSAIMELGQTYCRISAPDCLLCPVRPFCSAEQPETLPVKNPKPEITRVEHHDILYLRSKSILLARCPEGKRHAGMYRFPQREDDHTLSLPHVLKQTYSVTRYKVTRYIHHVTEPPAFLEGEELVPLDKVHELPMASPDRKALNSPILGKLLDHIR, encoded by the coding sequence ATGCCTGACTCCGCACCAGACTTTGACCGTCACGCGTTCCGAAAAGCGCTGGTGGAGTGGTTCCGGAGGGAGGGGAAGGATTACCCGTGGCGCCGGACCACGGACCCGTGGCACATCCTGGTTTCCGAGCTGATGCTCCAGCAGACCACCATCCCCACCGTTCTGGGAAGGTATGAGCGGTGGATGCGCCAGTTTCCCACTCCGGGGCATCTGGCCGCCGTGGACGAACAGACGGCCCTGCGCTCCTGGGAGGGGCTGGGGTATTACCGCCGCGTGCGTTCCCTCCAGGCCATCGCCAAGGAGATTGTCAACGAATTCGGCGGACGGTTCCCGGACAACCCGGAAGGGCTGAAACGCCTGCCGGGCATAGGCCCCTATACGTCCGGGGCCCTTCTTTCCTTCGCCTTCAACAAGGCCGCCCCCATCGTGGACGCCAACGTGGCGCGCGTGCTGGCACGCATTGATAATTATTCCGTGCCCGTGGATTCCACGGAAGGGCTGAAATACCTGTGGACCCGGGCGGAGAGCCTGGTGGACCCGGAACATGCCCGCGAGTTCAATTCCGCCATCATGGAGCTGGGGCAGACCTATTGCAGGATCAGCGCGCCGGACTGCCTGCTGTGCCCCGTGCGCCCCTTCTGCTCCGCGGAACAGCCGGAAACGCTTCCCGTCAAGAATCCCAAGCCGGAAATCACGCGGGTGGAGCACCACGATATTCTGTACCTCCGCAGCAAGTCCATCCTGCTGGCAAGATGCCCGGAGGGGAAACGCCACGCCGGGATGTACCGCTTCCCCCAGCGGGAGGATGACCACACCCTTTCCCTGCCCCATGTGCTGAAACAGACCTACAGCGTCACCCGCTACAAGGTGACCCGCTACATCCACCATGTGACGGAGCCCCCGGCCTTCCTGGAAGGGGAGGAACTGGTTCCTCTGGACAAGGTGCACGAGCTGCCCATGGCCTCCCCGGACCGCAAGGCCCTGAATTCCCCCATTCTAGGCAAACTGCTGGACCACATCAGATGA
- a CDS encoding glucose-6-phosphate isomerase, with amino-acid sequence MSLYAQQLVRYPELGISLDFSKLPLDDAFLSSMQGRIDRAFADMKALESGAIANPDEKRMVGHYWLRNSALAPTPELKAAIDAPLADVKAFGQDILEGKITPPRAEQYSAALVIGIGGSALGPELVADAIPAAGLDMFFLDNTDPDGMYKVLETLPLEETLVVVISKSGGTPETRNGMLVAQDFFKKNGVEFAPQAVAVTGVGSKLDKTAEAEGWLKRFPMEDWVGGRTSVMSVVGLVPAVLQGVDVDELLEGARLMDEKTRRDCVKCNAAMKLALAWYKATNGKGEKDMVVLPYKDALVLFSKYLQQLIMESLGKRLDLDGNEVCQGISVYGNKGSTDQHAYVQQLRDGVNNFFATFIEVRECSADAVEVEAGATCGDFLQGFLRGTRQALAESGRSSITISIPEVNAKTLGMLVALFERAVSFYASLVNINAYHQPGVEAGKKAAGTFLALLGKVRAALGSTPETAAQLAARLDADQEAVYHCLVHIASSDSSVKWVQAACADEDTFCKA; translated from the coding sequence ATGAGCCTATACGCACAACAACTCGTTCGCTACCCTGAACTGGGCATCTCCCTTGACTTCTCCAAACTCCCGCTGGACGACGCCTTCCTGTCCTCCATGCAGGGGCGCATAGACAGGGCGTTCGCCGATATGAAGGCGCTGGAATCCGGCGCCATTGCCAACCCTGATGAAAAACGCATGGTGGGCCACTACTGGCTGCGCAACTCCGCACTGGCTCCCACGCCGGAACTGAAAGCCGCCATTGACGCTCCCCTGGCGGATGTCAAGGCCTTCGGCCAGGACATTCTGGAAGGCAAAATCACGCCGCCCCGCGCGGAACAGTACTCCGCCGCCCTCGTCATCGGCATCGGCGGTTCCGCCCTTGGTCCTGAACTGGTGGCGGACGCCATCCCTGCCGCGGGGCTGGACATGTTCTTCCTGGACAACACGGACCCGGACGGCATGTACAAGGTGCTGGAAACCCTGCCGCTGGAAGAAACGCTCGTCGTGGTCATCTCCAAGTCCGGCGGCACGCCGGAAACCCGCAACGGCATGCTGGTGGCCCAGGACTTCTTCAAAAAGAACGGCGTGGAATTCGCGCCCCAGGCGGTTGCCGTCACGGGCGTGGGCTCCAAACTGGACAAGACGGCTGAAGCGGAAGGCTGGCTCAAGCGCTTCCCGATGGAAGACTGGGTAGGCGGTCGCACCTCCGTCATGTCCGTGGTGGGCCTGGTGCCCGCCGTGCTTCAGGGCGTGGACGTGGATGAACTGCTGGAAGGCGCGCGCCTGATGGATGAAAAGACCCGCCGGGACTGCGTGAAGTGCAACGCCGCCATGAAGCTGGCGCTGGCCTGGTACAAGGCCACCAACGGCAAGGGAGAAAAGGACATGGTGGTTCTTCCCTACAAGGACGCCCTGGTGCTCTTCTCCAAATACCTTCAGCAGCTCATTATGGAATCCCTCGGCAAAAGGCTGGACCTGGACGGCAATGAAGTCTGCCAGGGAATCTCCGTATACGGCAACAAGGGCTCCACGGACCAGCACGCCTATGTGCAGCAGCTCCGCGACGGCGTGAACAACTTCTTCGCCACCTTCATTGAAGTGCGGGAATGTTCCGCGGATGCGGTGGAAGTGGAAGCGGGCGCCACCTGCGGAGACTTCCTCCAGGGCTTCCTGCGCGGCACCCGCCAGGCTCTGGCGGAATCCGGCCGTTCCTCCATCACCATCTCCATCCCGGAAGTGAACGCCAAAACGCTCGGCATGCTGGTCGCCCTGTTTGAGCGCGCCGTCTCCTTCTATGCCTCCCTGGTGAACATCAACGCCTACCACCAGCCCGGCGTGGAAGCAGGCAAGAAGGCCGCGGGCACCTTCCTGGCCCTGCTGGGCAAGGTGAGGGCGGCCCTTGGCTCCACCCCGGAAACCGCCGCCCAGTTGGCGGCCCGCCTGGATGCGGACCAGGAAGCCGTGTACCACTGCCTGGTGCACATCGCCTCCAGTGACTCCTCCGTCAAGTGGGTCCAGGCCGCCTGCGCGGATGAAGACACCTTCTGCAAGGCTTAA
- the ppdK gene encoding pyruvate, phosphate dikinase, whose amino-acid sequence MSTNSCACSASTDKFVYSFGGGSADGNGSMKNLLGGKGANLAEMARIGLPVPPGFTITTEVCTYYYDHGCTYPAQLDAQIKEGIAKMEQILGRKFGDTEAMPMLVAVRSGARESMPGMMDTILNLGLNEKSVEAMVKATGNPRFAWDCYRRFVQMYGDVVLGVQKNPDEDHEPFEAAIAAIKEERYGSPDVEDTKLSADDLKELVSRFKALVLERTGHEFPECPWEQLQGAIGAVFGSWNNDRAIVYRQKYGIPSEWGTAVNVQAMVFGNTGEESGSGVAFTRNPASGENEFYGEFLMNAQGEDVVAGVRTPAPVAALHDVMPAAFNELMRIREVLENHFHDMQDFEFTIQDRTVYMLQTRNGKRTGVAAFRIACEMVEQGLIDWKTAVRRIPADQVDQLLTPIFDREALKSSKVLTRGLPAGPGAATGRIYLNAERCVEAADNGEKVLLVRLETSPEDLRGMIAAEGILTARGGVSSHAALVARQMGKVCVCGADEVIVDYNNRTVTVGGMTFNEGDYMSIDGTSGLVYAGKVETSPSEIIQVLISKTMKPEDSRTYQNFARLMQWCDDCTKMKVRTNADSPKQTETAIAFGATGIGLCRTEHMFFEGDRIDFVREMILSTKKSDRVAAVSKLLPYQKSDFKGIFKALKGLPGTIRLLDPPLHEFLPQTKEQQLDLAQKIGMPVEVIMRRVAELHEFNPMLGHRGCRLGIAYPEITEMQARAIFEAAVEVSQEEGFSVVPEIMVPLVAFKKELDIQKAIIDKVAQQVFEEKGAKVDYLVGTMIEIPRAAVTADEIAETAQFFSFGTNDLTQTGLGMSRDDSGSFLPQYQELEIIKKNVFASIDQAGVGKLMKIAVELGRSTRPDIKLGICGEHGGDPASVKFCNTLGLTYVSCSPYRVPTARLAAAQAALEQA is encoded by the coding sequence ATGTCCACCAATTCCTGCGCATGCAGCGCATCTACTGACAAATTCGTCTATTCCTTCGGCGGAGGGTCCGCCGACGGCAATGGCAGCATGAAAAATCTTCTGGGCGGCAAGGGAGCCAACCTTGCGGAAATGGCCCGCATCGGTCTTCCTGTCCCTCCCGGATTCACCATCACCACGGAGGTCTGCACTTATTACTACGATCACGGCTGCACCTATCCCGCCCAGCTTGACGCGCAGATCAAGGAAGGCATCGCCAAGATGGAACAGATCCTGGGCCGCAAGTTTGGCGATACGGAAGCCATGCCCATGCTGGTGGCCGTGCGTTCCGGCGCCCGCGAATCCATGCCCGGCATGATGGACACGATTCTGAACCTCGGCCTGAATGAAAAATCCGTGGAAGCCATGGTAAAGGCCACCGGCAACCCCCGCTTCGCATGGGACTGCTACCGCCGCTTCGTCCAGATGTACGGCGACGTGGTGCTGGGCGTGCAGAAGAACCCGGATGAAGACCACGAACCCTTTGAAGCCGCCATCGCCGCCATCAAGGAAGAACGTTACGGCAGCCCGGACGTGGAAGACACCAAGCTTTCCGCCGACGACCTGAAGGAACTTGTCTCCCGTTTCAAGGCCCTGGTGCTGGAACGCACCGGCCATGAATTCCCGGAATGCCCGTGGGAACAGCTCCAGGGCGCCATCGGCGCCGTATTCGGTTCCTGGAACAATGACCGCGCCATCGTTTACCGCCAGAAATACGGCATCCCGTCCGAATGGGGCACCGCCGTCAATGTGCAGGCCATGGTCTTCGGCAACACGGGTGAAGAATCCGGTTCCGGCGTGGCGTTCACCCGTAACCCCGCCTCCGGGGAAAACGAATTCTACGGTGAATTCCTGATGAATGCCCAGGGTGAAGACGTGGTGGCCGGCGTGCGTACGCCCGCTCCCGTGGCAGCCCTTCACGACGTGATGCCCGCCGCTTTCAATGAACTGATGCGCATCCGCGAAGTGCTGGAAAACCACTTCCACGACATGCAGGACTTTGAATTCACCATTCAGGACCGCACCGTGTACATGCTCCAGACCCGCAACGGCAAGCGCACCGGCGTGGCCGCCTTCCGCATTGCCTGTGAAATGGTGGAGCAGGGCCTCATTGACTGGAAGACCGCCGTGCGCCGCATTCCCGCGGACCAGGTGGACCAGCTCCTGACCCCCATCTTTGACCGTGAAGCCCTCAAATCCTCCAAGGTGCTGACCCGCGGCCTTCCCGCCGGCCCCGGCGCCGCCACCGGCCGCATCTACCTGAACGCGGAACGCTGCGTGGAAGCCGCGGACAACGGTGAAAAAGTGCTTCTGGTCCGTCTGGAAACCTCTCCGGAAGACCTGCGCGGCATGATTGCCGCTGAAGGCATCCTGACCGCCCGCGGCGGCGTTTCCTCCCACGCGGCCCTCGTCGCCCGCCAGATGGGCAAGGTCTGCGTCTGCGGCGCTGATGAAGTCATCGTGGACTATAACAACCGCACCGTCACCGTTGGCGGCATGACCTTCAATGAAGGCGACTACATGTCCATTGACGGAACGAGCGGTCTGGTATACGCCGGCAAGGTGGAAACCTCCCCCTCTGAAATCATCCAGGTGCTGATCTCCAAGACCATGAAGCCGGAGGACAGCCGCACGTACCAGAACTTCGCCAGGCTCATGCAGTGGTGCGACGACTGCACGAAGATGAAAGTGCGCACCAACGCTGACTCCCCCAAGCAGACGGAAACCGCCATCGCCTTCGGCGCCACCGGTATCGGCCTCTGCCGCACGGAGCACATGTTCTTTGAAGGGGACCGCATCGACTTCGTCCGTGAAATGATCCTCTCCACCAAGAAGAGCGACCGCGTGGCCGCCGTCTCCAAGCTTCTTCCCTACCAGAAGAGCGACTTCAAGGGCATCTTCAAGGCGCTCAAGGGCCTGCCGGGCACCATCCGCCTGCTGGACCCGCCCCTGCACGAATTCCTTCCCCAGACGAAGGAACAGCAGCTTGACCTGGCCCAGAAGATCGGCATGCCCGTGGAAGTCATCATGCGCCGCGTGGCTGAACTCCATGAGTTCAACCCGATGCTCGGCCACCGCGGCTGCCGCCTCGGCATCGCCTACCCGGAAATCACGGAAATGCAGGCCCGCGCCATCTTTGAAGCTGCTGTGGAAGTCTCCCAGGAAGAAGGCTTCTCCGTGGTGCCTGAAATCATGGTTCCCCTGGTGGCCTTCAAGAAGGAACTGGACATCCAGAAAGCCATCATCGACAAGGTGGCCCAGCAGGTATTTGAAGAAAAGGGCGCCAAGGTGGACTACCTCGTCGGCACCATGATTGAAATCCCGCGCGCCGCCGTCACGGCTGACGAAATCGCGGAAACCGCCCAGTTCTTCTCCTTCGGCACCAATGACCTGACCCAGACGGGCCTGGGCATGAGCCGCGATGACTCCGGCTCCTTCCTGCCGCAGTACCAGGAACTGGAAATCATCAAGAAAAACGTCTTCGCCTCCATCGACCAGGCCGGCGTCGGCAAACTGATGAAGATTGCCGTGGAACTCGGCCGCTCCACCCGTCCGGATATCAAGCTGGGCATCTGCGGCGAACACGGCGGCGACCCCGCCTCCGTCAAGTTCTGCAACACGCTGGGTCTGACCTACGTGAGCTGCTCCCCCTACCGCGTCCCGACCGCCCGTCTGGCCGCCGCCCAGGCAGCTCTGGAACAGGCGTAA
- a CDS encoding DUF5131 family protein, with translation MAMWNPWRGCHRYSAGCKFCYIHQADRRRGMDTDEIVKTDKFHAPVLKNKRGDYRMKPAQTVYLGFSTDFLIREADPWRGECWDMIRERRDLNFIFLTKRIERFMECIPSDWGDGYDNVTVGCTVENQDRADFRLPIFSRLPIKHKNIICQPLLEQVDLAPYLRQIELVVAGGESNSCARPLNYEWVLSIREQCLRNKVRFEFRQCGTNFIKDGKMYRLHARQLCSQAKKAGINC, from the coding sequence ATGGCAATGTGGAACCCATGGCGCGGATGCCACCGGTACAGCGCCGGGTGCAAGTTCTGTTATATTCACCAAGCCGACAGGCGGCGGGGGATGGATACGGACGAGATTGTTAAAACGGACAAGTTCCATGCCCCCGTGCTGAAGAATAAAAGGGGGGATTACAGAATGAAGCCCGCCCAGACCGTCTATCTGGGCTTCTCCACGGATTTTCTCATCCGGGAGGCTGACCCGTGGCGCGGCGAATGCTGGGACATGATCCGGGAACGCCGGGACCTGAACTTTATTTTCCTGACTAAAAGAATCGAACGGTTCATGGAGTGCATCCCCAGCGACTGGGGGGACGGCTATGACAACGTCACCGTAGGCTGCACGGTGGAAAACCAGGACAGGGCGGATTTCAGGCTTCCCATTTTCAGCAGGCTGCCCATCAAGCATAAAAACATCATCTGCCAGCCACTTCTTGAACAAGTGGACCTGGCCCCGTATTTGCGGCAGATTGAACTGGTCGTCGCAGGCGGGGAATCCAACAGTTGCGCCAGGCCCCTGAACTACGAATGGGTCTTGTCCATCCGGGAGCAATGCCTCCGGAACAAGGTCCGCTTTGAATTCCGGCAATGCGGGACAAACTTCATCAAGGACGGTAAAATGTACCGTCTTCACGCCAGGCAGCTGTGCAGCCAGGCGAAGAAAGCCGGCATCAACTGCTGA